From one Gracilibacillus salinarum genomic stretch:
- a CDS encoding HAD family hydrolase, translating to MFETVLFDVDGTLIDTEYVMTKSLQKTLLEEKKLTVPIESLHFILGIPGKEAIKQFVKNDSDIEPLLSAWGKNVLQFSSYATVFPEVQVTLEKLRKMNKKLGIITSKTNEEMQNEFDHFELKHYFDVVITASDTELHKPNPEPIQKAIDILAVNKDTSIYVGDSIYDMQSALSCGVSFGLARWGALDKPEFENLDIQLQQPSSILDLL from the coding sequence ATGTTTGAAACAGTTTTATTCGATGTAGATGGCACATTAATTGATACCGAGTATGTAATGACCAAGTCATTGCAAAAAACTCTGTTAGAAGAAAAAAAACTCACTGTACCTATTGAAAGTCTACATTTTATTCTTGGTATTCCTGGGAAAGAAGCTATAAAGCAGTTTGTAAAGAACGATTCTGACATTGAGCCATTATTATCAGCATGGGGGAAAAATGTCCTGCAATTCTCCAGCTATGCCACTGTCTTTCCCGAAGTTCAAGTAACTCTTGAAAAACTAAGAAAAATGAATAAGAAGCTTGGAATCATCACTTCTAAAACAAACGAAGAAATGCAAAATGAATTTGATCATTTTGAGTTGAAACATTATTTTGATGTCGTTATTACCGCATCTGATACTGAACTACACAAGCCTAATCCTGAACCCATTCAAAAAGCGATTGATATATTAGCAGTAAATAAAGATACTTCAATCTATGTCGGAGATTCGATTTACGATATGCAAAGTGCTCTGTCATGTGGAGTTTCATTCGGCTTAGCAAGATGGGGTGCGCTTGATAAACCTGAGTTTGAAAATTTGGATATTCAATTACAGCAACCTAGCAGTATTCTTGATTTATTGTAA
- the istB gene encoding IS21-like element helper ATPase IstB, which yields MMNKDTRQKLTEMNLKGMIESYDLQGSKDFDDMSFDQRFQLLVDNEYSRRQSNRLQRLIRQAKFIEPQACVEEIEFHEDRKIDKHLILELFTCNYIKEGRNVILMGATGSGKSYISNALGIAACRNFFHVKYIRLPELIDELVVAKTMADGSLRKILNKYKKVDLLIIDEWLLVNLSEDQSTILLEIIENRHQRLSTIFCSQFAPEGWHSRIGHQQLADAILDRIVHNSYKITLDGDISMRERHGLKGGR from the coding sequence ATGATGAATAAAGATACTCGACAAAAGCTGACAGAAATGAATCTGAAAGGAATGATCGAATCGTATGATCTGCAAGGTTCCAAAGATTTTGATGATATGTCTTTTGATCAACGGTTTCAGCTGTTAGTCGATAACGAATACTCACGCAGACAATCAAATCGCCTTCAACGCTTGATTCGTCAAGCCAAATTTATTGAACCTCAAGCCTGTGTCGAAGAAATCGAATTTCATGAAGATCGGAAAATTGATAAACACCTGATTTTAGAGCTTTTCACCTGTAATTACATCAAAGAGGGCCGCAATGTCATTCTTATGGGGGCTACGGGATCCGGTAAATCATATATCTCTAATGCGTTAGGAATCGCAGCTTGCCGAAATTTCTTTCATGTGAAATACATTCGATTGCCGGAATTGATTGATGAACTTGTAGTAGCGAAGACTATGGCAGACGGAAGTCTTCGGAAAATACTCAACAAATATAAGAAAGTCGATTTGCTTATTATTGATGAATGGCTTCTTGTTAATTTGTCCGAAGATCAAAGCACCATTTTACTAGAAATCATCGAAAATCGACATCAGAGGCTTTCAACAATATTTTGTTCTCAATTCGCACCTGAAGGTTGGCATTCAAGAATCGGGCATCAACAACTCGCTGACGCAATTCTTGACCGAATCGTTCACAACTCCTATAAAATCACGCTTGATGGGGATATTTCAATGCGTGAACGTCATGGATTGAAGGGAGGTAGGTGA
- the istA gene encoding IS21 family transposase, whose translation MINYKKILQLYFDNVSQRTISSTTSHSRHTIRDVIQRANEKGLTETTDEMDNLWLFELLYPERQTFERGYYPVNWEYVHKELMKKNVTLQLLHREYKEKAKSSKKFPYSYTSFCRGYRSYASKYNLTMPIKRKPGELVEIDWIGSTLPVIDSETGIEEKAYLFVATFPYSQYFYVEAFMDMKVNNWLSAHIHAFKYFKGVPESIVPDNLKTGVTKADRYEPILNAAYQQLADHYQTVIVPARVKRPKDKPAAEGTAGYVSRYIIGALRNYQCFSVKDLNKQIHKLMEEMNHAPFQKRTGSRYLVFVQDEQPRLIPPPLRPFLLSEWRVAKVQRNYHVQIDKNYYSTPFEYVQDNVDIKLTNELVEIYF comes from the coding sequence ATGATCAATTACAAGAAAATACTGCAATTATATTTTGATAACGTATCTCAAAGGACTATTAGCTCTACGACCTCTCACTCTCGCCACACCATTAGAGATGTGATTCAACGAGCGAATGAAAAAGGATTAACCGAAACAACTGATGAGATGGATAATCTGTGGCTATTTGAGTTACTTTATCCAGAGAGGCAAACCTTTGAACGTGGCTATTATCCCGTGAATTGGGAGTATGTCCATAAAGAACTAATGAAGAAAAACGTCACACTTCAGTTATTACATCGTGAATACAAGGAAAAAGCAAAATCTTCAAAGAAATTTCCATACTCTTATACCAGTTTTTGTCGAGGATACCGTTCGTATGCCAGCAAGTATAATCTGACAATGCCTATAAAAAGGAAACCTGGAGAGTTAGTAGAAATCGATTGGATTGGATCTACTTTACCAGTCATAGACTCAGAAACTGGTATTGAAGAAAAAGCTTATCTCTTTGTCGCAACATTCCCATACAGCCAATATTTTTACGTTGAAGCCTTTATGGATATGAAAGTGAATAATTGGCTTTCTGCCCATATTCATGCCTTTAAGTATTTCAAAGGAGTTCCAGAATCTATTGTTCCAGATAATCTCAAAACAGGGGTAACAAAAGCTGATCGTTATGAACCGATTTTAAATGCTGCTTACCAACAACTGGCGGATCACTACCAAACAGTTATCGTACCTGCAAGGGTTAAACGGCCAAAGGATAAGCCGGCAGCAGAAGGAACAGCAGGTTATGTGTCTCGGTACATCATTGGTGCACTGCGCAATTATCAATGTTTTTCGGTCAAAGATTTAAACAAACAAATTCATAAGTTGATGGAAGAAATGAACCACGCACCGTTTCAAAAACGTACAGGTAGTAGGTATCTGGTATTTGTTCAAGATGAACAACCAAGACTAATCCCACCTCCACTCCGTCCTTTTCTACTATCTGAGTGGCGTGTCGCAAAAGTGCAAAGAAACTATCATGTTCAGATAGATAAAAACTACTATTCAACGCCTTTTGAATATGTCCAAGACAACGTTGATATTAAACTGACTAATGAACTAGTTGAAATCTATTTTTAA
- a CDS encoding NUDIX hydrolase, which translates to MEPKWLDWAKQLQSIAQAGLTYSKDVYDLERFELIRNISVEMLSQQTDIDKTVIKDLFANETGYSTPKVDIRSVVFKDNKILMVRENADGAWSLPGGWGDIGLTPSEVAVNEVKEESGFDVKAIKLIGVLDKKCHPHPSSPYHVYKIFIQCEIIGGQSKEGIETSAVEFFAENELPLLSKARNTESQIQLAFKHLYNPQETVYLD; encoded by the coding sequence ATGGAACCTAAATGGCTCGACTGGGCAAAACAATTGCAGTCCATTGCACAGGCAGGGTTAACTTATTCGAAAGATGTATATGACTTGGAAAGATTTGAATTGATAAGAAATATTAGCGTTGAAATGTTGTCACAACAAACAGATATAGACAAGACAGTAATAAAAGATCTATTTGCTAATGAAACAGGTTATTCTACTCCAAAAGTTGATATCAGGTCTGTTGTATTTAAGGATAATAAGATTTTAATGGTTAGGGAAAATGCTGACGGGGCTTGGTCATTACCTGGCGGTTGGGGTGATATAGGATTAACTCCAAGTGAAGTTGCGGTAAATGAAGTAAAGGAAGAATCAGGATTTGATGTTAAAGCAATAAAATTGATAGGTGTACTTGATAAGAAATGTCATCCACATCCTTCTTCCCCATATCACGTTTATAAAATATTTATCCAATGTGAAATCATCGGTGGTCAATCAAAAGAAGGAATCGAAACAAGTGCAGTTGAGTTTTTTGCTGAAAATGAACTCCCGTTATTATCGAAGGCTAGAAATACAGAATCACAAATTCAACTGGCTTTTAAACATTTATATAATCCACAAGAAACTGTCTATCTTGATTGA